The Halobacillus ihumii genomic sequence TGTTCGGGTCTTGAACTTTCCTCGTATACGCGCACAAAAAGCTTGTAGAGAAAGACATAGAGTTTCTCTACAAGCTTATAGTGTCCTTAATGGTTGTTTTTTGCTTAGATTATTAAAATATTACTGCTGCAATGATTCCAAAAATGAATAGTGGAATATTGTAATGCAGAAATGTTGGTACACACGTCTCCCAGATATGATGGTGCTTGCCGTCCGCATTCAAACCTGATGTTGGTCCAAGTGTACTGTCCGAAGCAGGGGACCCGGCATCACCTAACGCTCCAGCTGTGCCGATTAAAGCAGCCGTGGCCATCGGTGAGAAACCTGCTGCTATACAAATAGGTACATATAAGGCAGCGATGACTGGCACCGTACCAAATGAGGAACCAATGCCCATTGTAATTAATAACCCTACAAGAAGCATAACGGTCGCAATTAGCAAATGTGACCCATCCAGGAGTCCTTCCGTTTGATCAACAAGTGACTGTACCGCACCTGTTTCTTTTAAAATAGTGGCATACCCTGATGCGATCAGCATGACAAAGGCAATCATTCCCATCATCCCAATTCCGTCCTGTACCACTTGCTCGCCTTGAAAAAATTTAACTACCCTGGTTGCAAACATAACGATAATTCCTGCAAGGGCTCCAATAACAAGGGAATCCGTATAAAGCTGGAGTCCCAAAGCTGCTAGAATAGCCAGAACTGTCATCCAATGCTGGATGCTCCACGTAACCTCTTTTCGATGAAACACATCTTCTGGAATATTCTCATCATCAGCAATCTTCGGATCACCCTTATCGCCTTGACTGACTCGATCCTTTCGATATGTAATAAGTAAGGCAATTAATAGGCCAACAATCATGCCTGCCCCCGGAAGCAGCATCGCCAATGTCACATGGTTTAAAGCAATGTCCATTCCATTTGCGGCCATTTCATCCTGAATGATCCCCTGAAAGATCAAGCCGAAACCCGCAGGAATCATAATATAAGGAGCTTTCAAACCAAATGTCAATGCGGTGGCCACTGCTCGTCTGTCCAATTTAATCCGGTCAAATAAAGAGAGCAAGGGTGGAATTAAGATCGGGATAAAAGCGATATGGACGGGAATGACGTTCTGAGAGAGACAAGCCAGTCCCGCTATCGTAAAGACGAGCACAAGCTTTCTGTGCCCGATCACCTTGAGCATCTTGTTAACAAGAATGCTCGTGATCCCTGACAGCCCGATCATCACAGCGAATATCCCAAGTAAAATGTAACTGAGTGCCGTATTCGCTTGATTGCCCATACCTGAAACTACTACATCAACAGACTCTGATACACTCATTCCTGAGACCAGTCCTGCTGTTATAGCTGCGATTAAGATGGCAAAAATCACGTTAATCCGTACTAAACTTAAAACTACCATAACGATAACACTTATAATTACTGCATTTGTGAACATCTAATTCCCCCTTTTCAGCATCTCGATTCATTATGAGCTGGTTATCGTCGTTTGTTCAACCAACCAATCATATTGATCGCGGCTCAGCCATTTCGCAAGAGCTTCTATGTCTTTGGAAAACGCCCGATCTTCAGTTATAGTCGGTACCACTTTTCTCCCTTTGACAAACAGGTTTTGAATAGAAGCAGAAGCTAAAGAGGTTCCCTTATATTCAAGTGCTTGCATCGCACAAATCATTTCAATGGCAGCCACTTTTTGTGCATTGATAATGATTTGATGCGCGTGCCTTGCTCCAATCGTGCCCATGCTAACATGGTCTTCCTGATTCGCAGAAGACGGAATTGAGTCTACACTGGCCGGATGAGCCAATGTTTTATTTTCCGAGACTAGCGATGCAGCAACATACTGCATAATCATGGCTCCGGATTGAAGACCAGGGTCCGGACTTAAGAAACCAGGCAGATCATTGAGCTGCGGATTAACGAGTCGCTCTACACGACGTTCAGAAATATTGGCGATCTCAGCTACAGCAATTTTCAAGAAATCCATCGCAAGAGCAATCGGCTGTCCGTGAAAATTACCTCCAGAAACAATTGTTTTCCCATTATCAAAAATGAGCGGGTTATCAGTTGCTGCATTCATTTCAATTTCCAGTTTTTCTTTCACATAAGCAAGGCTTTGTCTTGAAGCCCCATGCACCTGAGGAATGCAGCGCAGTGAATAGGCATCTTGTACACGCTTATCGCCTTGACGTGTAGTGAGTTGACTGTCACTGGTAATGGTACGTATCCTTTCAGCCACTTCCATTTGTTCAGGATACCCACGGGCTTCATGAATGGCCGGATGAAAAGCATCCATAATCCCTTCAAGAGATTCTAACGTCATGGCTGCAATCCAGTCACTTTGGTCGACCAATCGCTCGGCTGCAAGATAATTGATCACTCCCATCGCCGTCATAGCTTGTGTGCCGTTAATAAGGGCAAGCCCCTCTTTTGCTTTTAGGGTCAAAGGTTTATATCCCAATTCATCATAAACTTCTTTCGTTGTCTTTACTTTACCACGATAATGAACTTCTCCCTCTCCAACGAGCACCAGCGCAAGATGTGACAAAGGGGCAAGGTCCCCTGAAGCACCCAGAGACCCCTGACTAGGAATGACCGGCAATATATTTTCGTTTGCAAGGTCACGGAGACGTTCCACCACACAAGGACGAACACCAGAGAATCCTTTCAGTAAAGCATTCAGCCTTAACACAATCATTGCTTTACTCACCACATTTGGGAAAGCTTCTCCCACCCCACAGGCGTGTGAACGAATCAAATGCAGCTGCAGGTCATCAACATCTTTATCCTTTATACGAACATCACTAAACTTCCCAAAGCCCGTGTTAATTCCATAAACAGTGTCGCCGCTTTCAACAATTTTTTCTACAGCCTCTCTGCTTTTACGTACTTTCTCCATGCTATCCGGATTAATGGCTACGAACTCATCGTCGTATATCATGCCCTTCATTTGCTGTATTGTTAAATCTGAACCATTTAATTGAATCATAGTAATTTACTCCTCTCCATAATAAAAAAAGAGACGACAATGGCATACGAAATACCATTGCCGCCTCCTCATTACTCATGACTATAGGCAGCTGTTACCCTATATGATTTATCCCTAGTCCGAACGTTTCATGCTCGAGACCTTTTACTGGCGCACCAATTGTTCCGTAAAAAGCGACCGCCAGCCATTCTCCTTCATCCAATTGCTCATACGGAGAGCCTCGCACAATTGCAAAACGCAATCCTACCGTCCGCATCATATCTCCCGCACCAATTTGACCGCGCATAACCCCTTCAAGAGCTTCTAAAATTGCGTGATACAAGGCGTGAGTCTCTCTGTATAATTCATCGGAAATAATCTGACTGCGTTTCGCAGCTGTTTCCACAGCCGCGATCACCTTTTGCATATTCATCGACCCTGCTCTGCCTTGACAATACTCCACATCTTTCAGTTGTGAAGTAAATGGCTCTAACTCTGCCGGTGTTAAAGAAACAACCAGCATCGCTAACTTTCCAATCGGAATCTTCTGTGTCATTCACTTCACCTAATTCAACGTGAGAATCAACTACTAACTATTAGCTATTTAAATTGTAAACGCTTTCTAAATTATCTGTCAATAGTTATTTGGTAAATTTTAGCATATTACCAAACTGACAAATTAGCATAATAAAGGAATGGATATAACTACCACCTCAGGTCATCCATAAAATGGATGACCTGAGGTGGTAGTTTTTGGATTTTATAGGTTTCCTTCGATTTTCTGTTGGGCTGCATATTCTTTTAAGGTCATGCTTTGTGTTGCCAAACTGACGACTACATAGGCGACAAACGATAAGATAATCGGTAAAACGACACTGTGCATCCCAAAAGGGGTTGGAAAGAATTGCTGGATCACAATGTACGTGATAACTCCAACGACCATCGAGGACAGTGCACCATATTTATTTCCCTTTTTCCAATATAATCCCATCACAACCGGCCAAATAAACGTTGCTTCTAACCCGCCAAAGGCAAACAAATTAAGCCATATCAGAAGATCTGGCGGATTGAGAGCCATTAAGAACACGAGAACTCCAAGCAGCGATGTCACACCGAAGCTTAATGTTTTTACTCGTTGAGGAGAGGCATCAGGCTTGATGTAATTAACATAAACATCCTTAATGACAGAGGAACTAACCAAAAGCAGCAAGGAATCAACTGTTGACATAATAGCAGCCATTGGTGCAGCTAAGACTACACCCGCAAGCCATGCAGGTAACACTTCTAAAGCAATCAACGGCATTACTTTATCTCCAACTTCTATCCCCGGCAGAATTGGTCTGGCAAATACTCCGATTAAATGCATATTCAACATGATAAATCCAACGACAACAGTTCCAATAATTAAGGCACGATGCATAGCTTGCGAACTTTTATAAGACATCGCCCTTACGGTAACTTGAGGCAGCCCGACTACAGCTACACCTACAAGAATCCAGAAAGAAGAAACATAAGTGGGGGTCAAGCTGCCTTCTGCTCCAAACGGTGTAATTAAATTCGGATTCTCGGCAGCTAATTCTTGTATAATAGCCGGAATGCCTCCCCCCGCAATAATCGTTGCTACGAGAAGAATCAGTGTTCCTCCAAACATCACAACACCTTGAACCGCATCCGTTAAGGCCACCGCCCTAAAACCGCCGATCACCACATAAACGAGTACGGACAAAGCGAATATGAATAATGCTGTATGGTACGGCAACCCTGTTAATGATTCGATTAATCGAGCACCGCCTACCCATTGAGCAGCCATCGCCGAAAATAGAAAAATAATGATACTGACTGCCGCGGTCAGTACGACCCATTTGCTTTGATAACGCCCCTTTAAATAATCGGTTAAGGTTACTGCATTATACTTTCGGGACATGATAGCGAATTTTTTCCCTAAAATCATCAGGACAAAGTAACCAGTAACTACTTGCGACATAGCAAGCAAAACCCAGCCTAATCCTTCTGTATATGCTACCCCAGGTCCTCCTATAAAACTACTTGCACTCCCATATGTAGCTGTCATCGTCATAGCCAAAATGAATCCGCCCAGCTCACGTCCCCCTAAAAAGTATTCTTCTAAAAAGTCATTATTGGACTTTCTTAAGGACCCACTAGCTATGAACCCAACTAGGAAAATAAGTACTAAGAAAATAATTAATGGCACAATTACAGCTGCGTTCATGATCCATTTCCTCTGCCTTCCTCTTCTTCAAATGGGACGTCCACGAAAAAGAAATTTACCACCACAACCACGAGAGCAACGATAAGTATGAATCCAACTACACAACTATAAAAAAACCATGCTGGCAGCCCCAATACAAAATGATAGTTTTCTGGAGGTTTGCTGCCTAATCCGTAAGCAAAACCATACCACCATACAAAATTAATCACAGCTAGCGTAATACCAATTAAAGCTTCGCGATTTGCTATGGTAAAACGATAGTCTTTATTTCTTCCAGACATGTCTCATCCTCCATACCGATATATTTCCCTTAGTGTACCAGATTTGTCCGCCCCCTCAACAAAGAAACTGTTTATTCTACAATTTTCCTACTATTGTAACTTGAAACCGTCATCGGGTTATTCACCTATATAAAATGAATGCATACCTTACATTATAAAGAGAGATACGGATAGAAAAATGGTTGCGAAGGAGTGTTAGGATGGCTGGAAAGGTTTTGCATTATTTTGCCGGTGATTATACGGCTAAAGGGTTTTACACTCTCTATGATTTTAATTTCCAAGGACTAGATCAAATTTTTATGCTGCAGGGGTTACCTTATACAGGAAAAGTTGACGTGATGAAAAAATTGTTGAAGAAATGGGAAGATAAGAATCTCAATATAGAAATCATTCACGATTCGACTGACAACCAAGGATTGGACGGGATTATATTTCCTCAATTAAAAATCGGTATTTATGGTGGAGAATCCCCTTTGATGGACTTCGATTTAGACCACCTCGAGTACATCAATATGAATGCTGCCATTAACTTTGATCAATTACAGGACCAGAAAGCTCAAATTTTCTTATTAAAGAATAAATTGAAGAAATCTCGTCTTGAAGCCCTTCATTCATTTAGAAAAGGGCTTGATATACATGACGAGTTAGAAGAAATCTACATTGAGGAAATGAATTTTGCAAAAGCAGACCAATTAACTAATGACTTAATCTCCCATCTTTTTACCACTAAAAGTACTTCTGATACCACTCCTGTAGTGAAGCGACGCTTCTTTGGCGCTTCCACTCCAAAAGGGGTAACGGATTATATTCCAAACTTAACTGAAGATCTAAATACGCGTTATTTCATTAAAGGCCGTGCAGGCACAGGTAAATCTACTATTCTTAAAAAGGTAGCTGCTGCCGGCGAAAACCTTGGTTATGACGTAGAAATTTACCACTGTGGATTTGACCCTGGAAGTTTAGATATGGTGATTGTTCGAGAATTAGGATTTTGTGTTTTTGATAGTACCGATCCACATGAATATTTCCCAGAACGTGAGGGCGACATAATTGTTGATGTCTATGATGAAGCCGTCACTCCAGGCACCGATGAAAAATATGCAGATGAAATTAGCAATCTGACACGCGGCTATAAATCGTATATGAAAGAAGGAGTTCGCTTCTTGAAGGAAGCAAAGCAGCACAATGACGAACTTGACTCTCTTTACCAAGTCGCCGTAGATGCTTCTGAAACGGATCGTATTTTTGAATCGATTTACAAAGATATTGGGAAAAAGATAAATACTCTCAAATAATTTATGCTATAAATATAGAAAGTGGGGTTGTCAAACACAGCACCACTTTCTATATTTGTTTCATTATCAGTTCAATATGAATGGAATACCGTCAAAATTTATTAGAAAAATCTTAAGTAATTATTTTATTCATAAAATGAAAAGGAGGGCATGTATCGGTATGTAAAAGTGTACATTAGAGTAATCAAACTAATTAATCAGGAGGTAATCTGAGCAATGAAACGTGAAATTGGTGGACTAATTCTTAGACTGACTCTGGGTGTTATTTTCTTTTTTCACGGATTTTTAAAATTTCAAAGTGGTATTGAGAACACAGTGG encodes the following:
- a CDS encoding YhdT family protein, whose product is MSGRNKDYRFTIANREALIGITLAVINFVWWYGFAYGLGSKPPENYHFVLGLPAWFFYSCVVGFILIVALVVVVVNFFFVDVPFEEEEGRGNGS
- the panF gene encoding sodium/pantothenate symporter; translation: MNAAVIVPLIIFLVLIFLVGFIASGSLRKSNNDFLEEYFLGGRELGGFILAMTMTATYGSASSFIGGPGVAYTEGLGWVLLAMSQVVTGYFVLMILGKKFAIMSRKYNAVTLTDYLKGRYQSKWVVLTAAVSIIIFLFSAMAAQWVGGARLIESLTGLPYHTALFIFALSVLVYVVIGGFRAVALTDAVQGVVMFGGTLILLVATIIAGGGIPAIIQELAAENPNLITPFGAEGSLTPTYVSSFWILVGVAVVGLPQVTVRAMSYKSSQAMHRALIIGTVVVGFIMLNMHLIGVFARPILPGIEVGDKVMPLIALEVLPAWLAGVVLAAPMAAIMSTVDSLLLLVSSSVIKDVYVNYIKPDASPQRVKTLSFGVTSLLGVLVFLMALNPPDLLIWLNLFAFGGLEATFIWPVVMGLYWKKGNKYGALSSMVVGVITYIVIQQFFPTPFGMHSVVLPIILSFVAYVVVSLATQSMTLKEYAAQQKIEGNL
- a CDS encoding Na+/H+ antiporter family protein; amino-acid sequence: MFTNAVIISVIVMVVLSLVRINVIFAILIAAITAGLVSGMSVSESVDVVVSGMGNQANTALSYILLGIFAVMIGLSGITSILVNKMLKVIGHRKLVLVFTIAGLACLSQNVIPVHIAFIPILIPPLLSLFDRIKLDRRAVATALTFGLKAPYIMIPAGFGLIFQGIIQDEMAANGMDIALNHVTLAMLLPGAGMIVGLLIALLITYRKDRVSQGDKGDPKIADDENIPEDVFHRKEVTWSIQHWMTVLAILAALGLQLYTDSLVIGALAGIIVMFATRVVKFFQGEQVVQDGIGMMGMIAFVMLIASGYATILKETGAVQSLVDQTEGLLDGSHLLIATVMLLVGLLITMGIGSSFGTVPVIAALYVPICIAAGFSPMATAALIGTAGALGDAGSPASDSTLGPTSGLNADGKHHHIWETCVPTFLHYNIPLFIFGIIAAVIF
- a CDS encoding PRK06851 family protein, whose protein sequence is MAGKVLHYFAGDYTAKGFYTLYDFNFQGLDQIFMLQGLPYTGKVDVMKKLLKKWEDKNLNIEIIHDSTDNQGLDGIIFPQLKIGIYGGESPLMDFDLDHLEYINMNAAINFDQLQDQKAQIFLLKNKLKKSRLEALHSFRKGLDIHDELEEIYIEEMNFAKADQLTNDLISHLFTTKSTSDTTPVVKRRFFGASTPKGVTDYIPNLTEDLNTRYFIKGRAGTGKSTILKKVAAAGENLGYDVEIYHCGFDPGSLDMVIVRELGFCVFDSTDPHEYFPEREGDIIVDVYDEAVTPGTDEKYADEISNLTRGYKSYMKEGVRFLKEAKQHNDELDSLYQVAVDASETDRIFESIYKDIGKKINTLK
- the hutP gene encoding hut operon transcriptional regulator HutP, with translation MTQKIPIGKLAMLVVSLTPAELEPFTSQLKDVEYCQGRAGSMNMQKVIAAVETAAKRSQIISDELYRETHALYHAILEALEGVMRGQIGAGDMMRTVGLRFAIVRGSPYEQLDEGEWLAVAFYGTIGAPVKGLEHETFGLGINHIG
- the hutH gene encoding histidine ammonia-lyase; translation: MIQLNGSDLTIQQMKGMIYDDEFVAINPDSMEKVRKSREAVEKIVESGDTVYGINTGFGKFSDVRIKDKDVDDLQLHLIRSHACGVGEAFPNVVSKAMIVLRLNALLKGFSGVRPCVVERLRDLANENILPVIPSQGSLGASGDLAPLSHLALVLVGEGEVHYRGKVKTTKEVYDELGYKPLTLKAKEGLALINGTQAMTAMGVINYLAAERLVDQSDWIAAMTLESLEGIMDAFHPAIHEARGYPEQMEVAERIRTITSDSQLTTRQGDKRVQDAYSLRCIPQVHGASRQSLAYVKEKLEIEMNAATDNPLIFDNGKTIVSGGNFHGQPIALAMDFLKIAVAEIANISERRVERLVNPQLNDLPGFLSPDPGLQSGAMIMQYVAASLVSENKTLAHPASVDSIPSSANQEDHVSMGTIGARHAHQIIINAQKVAAIEMICAMQALEYKGTSLASASIQNLFVKGRKVVPTITEDRAFSKDIEALAKWLSRDQYDWLVEQTTITSS